A window of Pseudomonas monteilii contains these coding sequences:
- a CDS encoding hybrid sensor histidine kinase/response regulator, protein MSLSSGLIALVALAYMAVMFAIAFYGDRRSTPLPPRLRAWVYSLSLAVYCTSWTFFGAVGQAAEQLWAFLPIYLGPILLLILAPWVVQKMVLISKQENITSIADFIAARYGKSQALAVVVALICLVGVLPYIALQLKGIVLGVNLLIGASADATGTRVQDTALVVSLVLALFAIVFGTRSLDVTEHHRGMVLAIAFESLVKLLAFLAVGVFVVFNLYDGFDDLLSQARQSLQLQGYWQETVNWPSMIVQTGVAMMAIICLPRQFHVTVVENIEPQDVRLARWVFPLYLALAGLFVVPIALAGQMLLPGSLLPDSFVISLPLAQAHPSLALLAFIGGASAATGMVIVEAVALSTMVSNDMLLPWLLRRNNAERPFEAFRHWMLSVRRVTIVVILLLAYVSYRLLGSTASLATIGQIAFAAVTQLAPAMIGALYWKQANRRGVFAGLAAGTFLWFYTLVLPIAAHSLGWPLTLFPGLAWLHGNPLNLPISPLTQGVVLSLAGNFTLFAWVSVLSRTRVSEHWQAGRFIGQQTSARPGSRTLLAVQIDDLLNLASRFVGEERARQSFIRFAYRQGKGFNPNQNADGEWIEHTERLLAGVLGTSSTRAVVKAAIEGRDMQLEDVVRIADEASEVLQFNRALLQGAIENINQGLSVVDQNLHLVAWNRRYLELFNYPDGLIAVGRPIADIIRYNAERGLCGPGEAQVHVARRLHWMRQGRAHTSERLFPNGRVIELIGNPMPGGGFVMSFSDITPFREAEQALKDANERLEQRVAERTHELSQLNQALSEAKSHAEAVSQSKTRFLAAVSHDLMQPLNAARLFSAALSQQDEHLSEEARQLVGHMDSSLRSAEELISDLLDISRLENGRITPDAKPFALHDLFDMLGAEFAVLAAEKGLDFRLRGSRLRVHSDVKLLRRILQNFLTNALRYGKGPILLGARRSGEHLWLEVWDRGPGIADDKLQVIFQEFKRLDSHQTRAEKGLGLGLAIADGLCRVLGHRLEVRSWPGKGSVFRVQVPVSRTAAAPVAAPEQAGQPLAGLRVLCVDNEASILIGMSSLLTRWGCQVWTAPDRATCEALLDEGHRPHLALVDYHLDAGETGIGLMAWLRTRLGEPVPGVVISADNRSEMVTQVHAAGLDFLPKPVKPAALRALLNRYLNLVQ, encoded by the coding sequence ATGTCGTTGTCCAGCGGGCTGATCGCCCTGGTCGCCCTGGCCTACATGGCCGTCATGTTCGCCATCGCCTTCTATGGCGATCGCCGCAGCACACCGCTGCCGCCGCGCCTGCGGGCGTGGGTGTACAGCCTGTCGCTGGCGGTGTACTGCACCAGCTGGACGTTCTTCGGCGCGGTCGGGCAGGCAGCCGAGCAGCTGTGGGCGTTCCTGCCGATCTACCTGGGGCCGATCCTGCTGCTGATCCTGGCGCCCTGGGTGGTGCAGAAGATGGTGCTGATCAGCAAGCAGGAAAACATCACCTCTATCGCCGACTTCATCGCCGCCCGCTACGGCAAGTCGCAGGCGCTGGCCGTGGTGGTGGCGCTGATCTGCCTGGTCGGAGTGCTGCCCTACATCGCCCTGCAGCTCAAGGGCATCGTGCTGGGCGTGAACCTGCTGATCGGCGCCAGTGCCGACGCCACCGGCACCCGTGTCCAGGACACCGCCCTGGTGGTGTCGCTGGTGCTGGCCCTGTTCGCCATCGTGTTCGGCACGCGCAGCCTCGACGTCACCGAGCACCACCGCGGCATGGTGCTGGCGATCGCCTTCGAGTCCCTGGTCAAGCTGCTGGCCTTCCTGGCCGTGGGCGTGTTCGTGGTGTTCAACCTCTATGACGGCTTCGACGACCTGCTGAGCCAGGCGCGGCAGTCCCTCCAGTTGCAAGGGTACTGGCAGGAGACCGTCAACTGGCCGTCGATGATCGTGCAGACCGGGGTGGCGATGATGGCGATCATCTGCCTGCCGCGGCAATTCCACGTCACCGTGGTGGAGAACATCGAACCGCAGGACGTGCGCCTGGCGCGCTGGGTGTTTCCGCTGTACCTGGCCCTGGCCGGGCTGTTCGTGGTGCCCATCGCGCTGGCCGGGCAGATGCTGCTGCCCGGCAGCCTGCTGCCAGACTCCTTCGTCATCAGCCTGCCCCTGGCCCAGGCCCATCCGAGCCTGGCGCTGCTGGCGTTCATCGGCGGGGCGTCGGCCGCCACCGGCATGGTGATCGTCGAGGCGGTGGCGCTGTCGACCATGGTCTCCAACGACATGCTGCTGCCCTGGCTGCTGCGGCGCAACAATGCCGAGCGCCCCTTCGAGGCCTTCCGCCACTGGATGCTGTCGGTGCGCCGCGTCACCATCGTGGTGATCCTGCTGCTGGCCTACGTCAGCTATCGCCTGCTCGGCTCCACCGCAAGCCTGGCGACCATCGGCCAGATCGCCTTCGCCGCCGTGACCCAGCTCGCCCCGGCGATGATCGGTGCGCTGTACTGGAAGCAGGCCAACCGTCGCGGCGTGTTCGCCGGCCTGGCCGCCGGCACCTTCCTGTGGTTCTACACGCTGGTGCTGCCGATCGCCGCCCACAGCCTGGGCTGGCCGCTGACGCTGTTCCCGGGCTTGGCCTGGCTGCACGGCAACCCGCTGAACCTGCCGATCTCGCCGCTGACCCAAGGCGTGGTGCTGTCGCTGGCCGGCAACTTCACCCTGTTCGCCTGGGTCTCGGTGCTGTCGCGTACGCGGGTCTCCGAGCACTGGCAGGCCGGGCGCTTCATCGGCCAGCAGACCAGTGCCCGCCCCGGCAGCCGCACGCTGCTGGCGGTGCAGATCGACGACCTGCTCAACCTGGCCTCGCGCTTCGTCGGCGAGGAACGGGCGCGGCAGAGCTTCATCCGCTTCGCCTACCGCCAGGGCAAGGGCTTCAACCCCAACCAGAACGCCGATGGCGAATGGATCGAGCACACCGAACGGCTCCTGGCCGGGGTGCTCGGCACCTCGTCGACGCGTGCCGTGGTCAAGGCGGCCATCGAAGGCCGCGACATGCAGCTCGAGGACGTGGTACGCATCGCCGACGAAGCCTCGGAAGTGCTGCAGTTCAACCGGGCGCTGCTGCAAGGCGCCATCGAGAACATCAACCAGGGCCTGAGCGTGGTCGACCAGAACCTGCACCTGGTGGCCTGGAACCGGCGCTACCTGGAGCTATTCAACTACCCGGACGGCCTGATCGCCGTGGGCCGGCCGATCGCCGACATCATCCGCTACAACGCCGAGCGCGGCCTGTGCGGCCCGGGCGAGGCCCAGGTCCATGTCGCCCGGCGCCTGCACTGGATGCGCCAGGGCCGTGCGCACACCTCCGAACGGCTGTTCCCCAATGGCCGGGTCATCGAGCTGATCGGCAACCCGATGCCGGGGGGCGGGTTCGTCATGAGCTTCAGCGACATCACCCCGTTCCGGGAAGCCGAGCAGGCCCTGAAGGACGCCAACGAGCGCCTCGAGCAACGGGTCGCCGAACGTACCCACGAGCTGTCGCAGCTCAACCAGGCGTTGAGCGAGGCCAAGAGCCATGCCGAAGCGGTCAGCCAGTCCAAGACGCGCTTCCTGGCCGCCGTGAGCCACGACCTGATGCAGCCGCTCAACGCAGCGCGGCTGTTCTCCGCCGCATTGTCGCAGCAGGACGAGCATCTTTCGGAAGAGGCCCGGCAACTGGTCGGCCACATGGACAGTTCATTGCGCTCGGCCGAAGAGCTGATCAGCGACCTGCTGGACATCTCGCGCCTGGAAAACGGCCGCATCACCCCGGATGCCAAACCCTTCGCCCTGCACGACCTGTTCGACATGCTGGGCGCCGAGTTCGCCGTGCTGGCCGCGGAAAAAGGGCTGGACTTCCGGCTACGGGGCAGCCGCCTGCGGGTGCACAGCGACGTCAAGCTGCTGCGCCGGATCCTGCAGAACTTCCTGACCAACGCCCTGCGCTATGGCAAGGGCCCGATCCTGCTGGGCGCACGGCGCAGTGGCGAGCACCTGTGGCTCGAGGTCTGGGATCGCGGCCCGGGCATCGCCGATGACAAGCTGCAGGTGATCTTCCAGGAGTTCAAGCGCCTGGACAGCCACCAGACACGGGCGGAAAAGGGCCTGGGCCTGGGGCTGGCGATCGCCGATGGCCTGTGCCGCGTCCTGGGTCATCGCCTCGAAGTGCGCTCCTGGCCCGGCAAGGGCAGCGTGTTTCGCGTGCAGGTCCCTGTCAGCCGCACGGCCGCCGCCCCGGTCGCCGCGCCGGAACAGGCAGGGCAACCCCTGGCCGGCCTGCGGGTGCTGTGCGTGGACAACGAGGCCAGCATCCTGATCGGCATGAGCAGCCTGCTCACGCGCTGGGGCTGCCAGGTCTGGACCGCACCGGACCGCGCGACCTGCGAAGCCTTGCTGGACGAAGGCCATCGGCCGCACCTGGCGCTGGTCGACTACCACCTGGATGCCGGCGAAACCGGCATCGGCCTGATGGCCTGGCTGCGCACGCGCCTGGGCGAGCCCGTGCCAGGGGTGGTGATCAGCGCCGACAACCGCAGCGAGATGGTCACCCAGGTGCATGCCGCCGGCCTGGACTTCCTGCCAAAGCCGGTCAAGCCGGCGGCGCTGCGTGCCTTGCTCAATCGCTATCTGAACCTGGTTCAGTGA
- a CDS encoding recombinase RmuC, translated as MTVDLASILLGIVAASIPGLVWTFRVQRQATVHQAALSLAEERLLSAQLAQEGLQAQLDACRDEVSDLGEANALKQASLAAQQREVELLQIERDNARDAAHAWNLERTAREAELRRLESRVAGLEAELREQQEGHTQRLEDLQDARDTLRAQFADLATRIFDEREQRFAQTSQQHLGQLLDPLKERIQAFEKRVEDSYQQEARERFSLAKELERLQQLNQRLSDEATNLTQALKGQKTQGNWGELILERVLEHAGLEKGREYHTQVSLKSADGERYQPDVLIMLPGNKQVVVDAKVSLTAYQQFVSDPDGERAQAALKQHVQSLRNHVKGLSGKDYNRLEGLHSLDFVLLFVPIEAAFSAALQAEPNLFQEAFDRQIVIVSPTTLLATLRVIDSLWKQERQTQNAREIAERAGWLYDKFVLFIQDLDELGNRLQQVDKAYAAARNKLCEGRGNLVSRSEQLKLLGARASKSLPADLLERAMSDAAVTEPGSDSD; from the coding sequence ATGACAGTGGATCTGGCCAGCATCCTGCTTGGCATCGTGGCGGCGTCGATACCCGGCCTCGTCTGGACGTTCCGGGTGCAGCGCCAGGCAACCGTGCACCAGGCGGCCCTGTCGCTGGCCGAAGAGCGCCTGCTCAGCGCCCAGCTGGCCCAGGAAGGCTTGCAGGCGCAGCTGGACGCCTGTCGCGACGAGGTCAGCGACCTCGGTGAGGCCAACGCGCTCAAACAGGCCAGCCTGGCCGCGCAGCAGCGGGAGGTGGAGCTGCTGCAGATCGAGCGCGACAATGCCCGCGATGCAGCCCATGCCTGGAACCTGGAGCGCACCGCGCGCGAAGCCGAGCTGCGGCGCCTGGAATCGAGGGTCGCCGGGCTGGAGGCCGAGTTGCGCGAGCAGCAGGAAGGCCATACGCAACGCCTCGAAGACCTGCAGGACGCCCGCGACACCTTGCGTGCACAGTTCGCTGACCTGGCAACACGCATCTTCGACGAGCGCGAACAACGCTTTGCCCAGACCAGCCAGCAGCACCTGGGGCAACTGCTCGATCCGCTCAAGGAGCGCATCCAGGCTTTCGAGAAGCGGGTCGAGGACAGCTACCAGCAGGAGGCGCGCGAGCGGTTCTCGCTGGCCAAGGAGCTCGAGCGCCTGCAGCAGCTCAACCAGCGGCTGTCCGACGAGGCCACCAATCTGACCCAGGCGCTCAAGGGCCAGAAGACCCAGGGCAACTGGGGCGAGCTGATTCTCGAGCGGGTGCTGGAGCATGCCGGCCTGGAGAAGGGCCGCGAGTACCACACCCAGGTCAGCCTCAAGAGCGCCGACGGCGAGCGCTACCAGCCCGACGTACTGATCATGCTGCCCGGCAACAAGCAGGTGGTGGTCGATGCCAAGGTCAGCCTGACCGCCTACCAGCAGTTCGTCAGCGACCCGGACGGCGAGCGGGCCCAGGCGGCGCTCAAGCAGCACGTGCAGTCGCTGCGCAACCACGTCAAAGGGCTGTCCGGCAAGGACTACAACCGCCTCGAAGGGCTGCACAGCCTGGACTTCGTGCTGCTCTTCGTGCCCATCGAAGCCGCCTTCTCCGCTGCCCTGCAGGCCGAGCCGAACCTGTTCCAGGAAGCCTTCGACCGGCAGATCGTGATCGTCAGCCCCACCACCTTGCTGGCGACCCTGCGGGTCATCGACAGCCTGTGGAAGCAGGAGCGTCAGACCCAGAACGCCCGCGAGATCGCCGAGCGCGCCGGCTGGCTGTACGACAAGTTCGTGCTGTTCATCCAGGACCTGGACGAGCTGGGCAACCGCCTGCAGCAGGTGGACAAGGCCTACGCCGCGGCACGCAACAAGCTGTGCGAAGGTCGCGGCAACCTGGTCAGCCGCAGCGAGCAGCTCAAGCTGCTCGGGGCCCGCGCCAGCAAGAGCCTGCCTGCCGACCTGCTGGAGCGGGCGATGAGCGATGCTGCCGTCACTGAACCAGGTTCAGATAGCGATTGA
- a CDS encoding Long-chain fatty acid transport protein, protein MKKAMLNTSLGLAVALASGHLLANGFALNEQSISSMGVGFAGRSSSAEDASTIYGNPAGMSQLKRAQATVGAAGIFAKSDISGRSTFGGETDGDMVPVVAVPMGYYVKPLDDHWTVGFGVYVPFGLVTDYGSDDAARYWGKKSHVEVITFQPTISYAFNDKVSIGVGPTFNRIRGELGSNLLNPRSPGRNDGEVKIKGDDTAVGYNVGLLVQATDRTRIGLTYHSMVDYKLEGKTKVSSTAIGPFSGSKFDADLNIKTPESVDLSVTHALDDQWTLYAGSTWTRWSRLEHIIVNNDVPAPLAGSPFATITEEQNWHDTWSHAIGAAYKVNKQWTLRSGFTVDQSPTNNHDRSPRIPTGDRKMVSLGAGWSPNDDMTIDVAYSYLWEEDAKVNLASSTKGAYRAKYENSAHTVGASLTYRF, encoded by the coding sequence ATGAAAAAAGCAATGCTCAACACCTCCCTCGGTCTGGCTGTCGCACTGGCATCCGGGCACCTGCTGGCCAACGGCTTCGCGCTCAATGAGCAGAGCATCAGCAGCATGGGGGTAGGTTTCGCGGGTCGTTCTTCCTCTGCCGAAGACGCAAGCACCATCTACGGCAACCCTGCCGGCATGTCACAACTCAAGCGCGCGCAGGCGACCGTCGGGGCAGCAGGCATCTTCGCCAAGTCCGACATCAGTGGCCGAAGCACCTTCGGGGGGGAAACCGACGGTGACATGGTGCCGGTCGTCGCCGTGCCCATGGGCTACTACGTCAAGCCCCTGGACGATCACTGGACCGTGGGCTTCGGGGTCTACGTGCCGTTCGGCCTGGTCACCGACTACGGCAGCGACGACGCGGCGCGTTACTGGGGCAAGAAAAGCCACGTCGAAGTTATCACCTTCCAGCCGACCATCAGCTACGCCTTCAACGACAAGGTCTCGATCGGCGTCGGGCCGACGTTCAACCGCATCCGTGGCGAGCTGGGTTCCAACCTGCTCAACCCACGCAGCCCGGGCCGCAACGACGGCGAAGTCAAGATCAAGGGCGACGACACGGCCGTCGGCTACAACGTGGGCCTGCTGGTCCAGGCGACCGACCGTACGCGCATCGGCCTGACCTACCACTCGATGGTCGACTACAAGCTCGAAGGCAAGACCAAGGTGAGCTCCACGGCCATCGGCCCGTTCAGTGGCAGCAAGTTCGACGCCGACCTCAACATCAAGACGCCGGAATCGGTCGACCTGTCGGTGACCCATGCGCTCGATGACCAGTGGACCCTGTACGCAGGCAGCACCTGGACGCGCTGGAGCCGCCTGGAACACATCATCGTGAACAACGATGTGCCAGCGCCGCTGGCAGGCTCTCCGTTCGCCACCATCACCGAAGAGCAGAACTGGCATGACACCTGGTCGCACGCCATCGGCGCCGCCTACAAGGTGAACAAGCAGTGGACGTTGCGCAGCGGCTTCACCGTCGACCAGTCGCCGACCAACAACCATGACCGTTCTCCGCGCATCCCGACCGGCGATCGCAAGATGGTCAGCCTGGGCGCCGGCTGGAGCCCGAACGACGACATGACCATCGATGTGGCCTACTCCTACCTGTGGGAAGAGGACGCCAAGGTCAACCTGGCCAGCTCGACCAAGGGCGCCTACCGCGCCAAGTACGAAAACAGCGCCCACACCGTCGGTGCTTCGCTGACCTACCGCTTCTGA
- a CDS encoding glutathione peroxidase produces the protein MQARWWVVPLLALSALGPAWASDCPALLQGSLPELRGKGQIDLCDRYAGKPLVIINTASYCGFAPQFEGLEAVYQHYHAQGLEMLGVPSNDFKQEDSDSEKTAKVCYANYGVTFTMTKAQPVRGSDAIPLFVELARQSSAPKWNFYKYVVDRRGKVIGSFSSLTKPDDEAFKATLEKAIGSPAL, from the coding sequence ATGCAGGCACGTTGGTGGGTCGTCCCATTATTGGCACTTTCGGCACTCGGTCCCGCTTGGGCCAGCGACTGCCCGGCACTGCTTCAAGGCAGCTTGCCCGAGCTGCGGGGCAAGGGGCAGATCGATCTATGCGACCGCTACGCGGGCAAGCCGTTGGTGATCATCAACACGGCCAGCTACTGCGGTTTCGCACCGCAGTTCGAAGGACTGGAGGCGGTGTACCAGCATTATCACGCCCAAGGTCTGGAGATGCTCGGCGTGCCGTCCAATGACTTCAAGCAGGAGGACAGCGACAGCGAGAAGACTGCCAAGGTCTGCTACGCCAACTATGGCGTGACGTTCACCATGACCAAGGCCCAGCCCGTACGCGGCAGCGATGCGATCCCACTGTTCGTCGAGCTGGCGCGCCAGAGCAGCGCGCCCAAGTGGAATTTCTACAAGTACGTGGTGGACCGCCGAGGCAAGGTGATCGGCAGTTTCTCCAGCCTGACCAAGCCGGACGACGAAGCCTTCAAGGCCACCCTCGAGAAGGCCATTGGCTCACCCGCCCTGTAA
- a CDS encoding glycosyl hydrolase, translated as MRRFLLACLLALGLPSLQAADLIDFWDTPRYGGNSFNRLPPDQAYFDALHDYGATWVRLSYDKWQPARRDMLLGDADHYQGLEPADLQQLRSTLDRAHRAGLKVVIAPLSLPGMRWSQNNGDVFDDRLWQDKAWWDQAAAFWRDLAAALKDHPAVAAYNLINEPAPEKLGGLAEHATLERMKRWYATRQGSSRDLPAFYRHMLAAVREVDSVTPVMVDAGWYAAADAFDYWPNALEDPRVLYSVHMYEPYSATSAPNLARAKPFDYPGKAPYAGQQMRWDAPRVAAYLRRPIDWADAHQVPRSRLVVGEFGCMRRLPGCRQYLEDVLTVLDEQRVHWAFYSFREDSWDGMDYELGQAKVPWRYWQAIDAGQPDPLARQATSAFEPIRRRLSRPVEGS; from the coding sequence ATGCGTCGATTTCTCCTCGCCTGCCTGCTCGCGCTCGGCCTCCCATCGCTCCAGGCCGCCGACCTGATCGATTTCTGGGACACCCCCCGCTACGGCGGCAACAGCTTCAACCGTCTCCCGCCCGACCAGGCCTATTTCGATGCGTTGCACGACTACGGCGCAACGTGGGTACGGCTCTCCTACGACAAATGGCAACCCGCTCGACGCGACATGCTGTTGGGCGATGCCGATCACTACCAGGGGCTCGAACCTGCCGACCTGCAGCAGCTGCGCTCCACCCTGGACCGCGCACACCGCGCTGGCCTGAAAGTCGTGATCGCCCCTCTGTCCTTGCCCGGCATGCGCTGGTCGCAGAACAACGGCGACGTGTTCGACGACCGTCTCTGGCAGGACAAGGCCTGGTGGGACCAGGCGGCCGCCTTCTGGCGGGACCTGGCCGCGGCGCTCAAGGATCACCCGGCCGTGGCCGCCTACAACCTGATCAACGAACCTGCGCCTGAAAAGCTGGGCGGGCTGGCCGAGCACGCCACGCTCGAACGCATGAAGCGCTGGTATGCGACGCGTCAGGGCAGCAGCCGGGACCTGCCAGCGTTCTACCGCCACATGCTGGCGGCAGTGCGCGAGGTCGACTCGGTGACGCCGGTGATGGTCGATGCAGGCTGGTACGCGGCCGCCGACGCATTCGACTACTGGCCAAACGCACTGGAGGACCCGCGCGTCCTCTACAGCGTGCACATGTACGAACCCTATTCGGCCACCAGCGCGCCGAACCTGGCCAGGGCCAAGCCCTTCGATTACCCCGGCAAGGCCCCTTACGCCGGTCAGCAAATGCGCTGGGATGCGCCACGTGTGGCTGCCTATCTGCGTCGACCGATCGACTGGGCCGACGCACACCAGGTGCCGCGCTCGCGCCTGGTCGTCGGTGAGTTCGGCTGCATGCGCCGCCTGCCCGGTTGCAGGCAGTACCTCGAAGACGTGTTGACGGTGCTCGACGAGCAGCGTGTGCACTGGGCGTTCTACAGCTTCCGCGAAGACAGCTGGGATGGCATGGATTACGAACTGGGGCAGGCCAAGGTGCCCTGGCGCTACTGGCAGGCCATCGATGCAGGCCAGCCCGACCCGCTGGCACGCCAGGCCACGTCGGCGTTCGAACCCATTCGGCGACGCTTGTCCAGGCCGGTCGAAGGCAGCTGA
- a CDS encoding adenosylcobinamide-GDP ribazoletransferase, protein MLPFWIALQFLSSLPVTLPGMPTPAQLGRSLLWYPVVGAVFGAVLWLVSHALGGTPPYLHAALLLSLWVMLSGALHLDGLADSADAWLGGFGDRERTLRIMKDPRSGPIAVVTLVLLLLLKFCALLALIEQGDSLGLLVAPVIGRAALLALFLCTTYVRPGGLGEALAQHLPVRQGWWVLGASTLACLLCLGSAGIMTLCLVLVAFMGLRAAMIRRLGGTTGDTAGALLELLEAVVVIGLVL, encoded by the coding sequence ATGCTGCCGTTCTGGATCGCCTTGCAGTTCCTGAGCAGCCTGCCGGTCACCTTGCCCGGCATGCCGACACCCGCGCAACTGGGCCGCTCGTTGCTCTGGTACCCGGTGGTCGGGGCCGTGTTCGGGGCCGTGCTGTGGCTGGTCAGTCATGCGCTGGGCGGCACGCCGCCTTATCTGCACGCCGCCTTGTTGCTCAGCCTCTGGGTGATGCTCAGCGGCGCCCTGCACCTCGATGGCCTGGCCGACAGCGCCGATGCCTGGCTGGGCGGTTTCGGCGACCGCGAGCGCACCTTGCGGATCATGAAGGACCCCCGCAGCGGGCCGATCGCGGTGGTGACCCTGGTGCTGCTGCTGCTGCTCAAGTTCTGTGCGCTGCTGGCCTTGATCGAACAGGGCGACAGCCTCGGCCTGCTCGTGGCCCCGGTGATCGGGCGCGCGGCGCTGCTGGCGCTGTTCCTGTGCACGACCTATGTGCGGCCCGGCGGGCTGGGCGAGGCTCTGGCGCAGCACTTGCCGGTCAGGCAGGGCTGGTGGGTGCTGGGGGCGAGTACGCTGGCCTGTCTGCTGTGCCTGGGCAGTGCCGGCATCATGACGCTGTGCCTCGTGCTGGTCGCCTTCATGGGCCTGCGCGCAGCCATGATACGTCGCCTGGGCGGTACCACCGGCGACACGGCCGGCGCGTTGCTCGAGTTGCTGGAAGCGGTGGTGGTGATCGGGTTGGTGCTGTGA
- a CDS encoding alpha-ribazole phosphatase — protein sequence MRLDLLRHGQTELGGGLRGSLDDALTEQGWAQMQAAVADAGPWQVVISSPLQRCARFAEPLAQRLDVPFALEPDLRELHFGDWEGHSAAQLMETDADGLGAFWNDPYAFTPPQGEPVEAFAERVLAALARLRERYAGQAVLLVTHGGVIRLLLARARGLPRAHLLQVEVPHGSLSRLYVGADGLLREEV from the coding sequence ATGAGGCTCGACCTGTTGCGCCATGGGCAGACCGAACTGGGCGGCGGACTGCGTGGCAGCCTCGACGATGCCTTGACCGAACAGGGCTGGGCGCAGATGCAGGCCGCCGTCGCCGACGCCGGGCCATGGCAGGTGGTGATCAGCTCGCCCCTGCAACGGTGCGCCCGTTTCGCCGAGCCCCTGGCTCAACGGCTGGACGTGCCATTCGCGTTGGAGCCGGACCTGCGCGAGCTGCATTTCGGTGACTGGGAAGGCCACAGCGCCGCCCAGCTCATGGAAACCGACGCCGACGGTCTGGGGGCTTTTTGGAACGATCCCTACGCCTTCACGCCTCCCCAGGGCGAGCCGGTGGAAGCCTTCGCCGAGCGGGTTCTGGCGGCGCTCGCCCGGTTGCGCGAGCGCTACGCCGGGCAGGCGGTGCTGCTGGTCACCCATGGGGGCGTCATCCGCCTGTTGCTGGCGCGCGCACGCGGCTTGCCGAGGGCGCACCTGCTGCAGGTCGAGGTGCCCCATGGCAGCCTGTCGCGGCTCTACGTCGGCGCCGATGGCCTGCTGCGCGAGGAAGTCTGA
- a CDS encoding nicotinate-nucleotide--dimethylbenzimidazole phosphoribosyltransferase produces MTHLWWRDACQPVDTAAMTQATERQRQLTKPAGSLGQLETVAIRLAGLQGRERPRLEQVAIAVFAGDHGVVAEGISAYPQSVTGQMLGNFVAGGAAISVLARHLQAHLEVVDLGTVDPTLTLPGVRHLRLGAGTANFAHQPAMTEAQLNAALQAGHDSAERAAQTGTQLFIGGEMGIGNTTAAAALASALLGCGAATLSGPGTGLDEAGVRHKAEVIERALALHGLDAQDPWRAAACVGGFELVALAGAYLACAQRGIAVLVDGFICSVAALLAVRLSPTCRPWLLFAHHGAEPGHRQVLDALDADPLLALGLRLGEGSGAALAVPLLRLACALHADMATFAEAAVADRPA; encoded by the coding sequence ATGACACACCTCTGGTGGCGCGATGCCTGCCAACCCGTCGACACCGCTGCCATGACCCAGGCGACCGAGCGGCAACGCCAACTGACCAAGCCTGCCGGCTCCCTGGGCCAGCTCGAGACCGTGGCGATCCGCCTGGCCGGGCTGCAAGGGCGTGAGCGTCCGCGCCTGGAGCAGGTCGCCATCGCGGTCTTCGCCGGCGACCATGGCGTGGTGGCCGAAGGTATCTCGGCCTACCCGCAATCGGTGACTGGGCAGATGCTCGGCAACTTCGTCGCTGGCGGTGCGGCGATCAGCGTGCTGGCGCGCCATTTGCAGGCCCACCTCGAGGTGGTCGACCTCGGCACCGTGGACCCGACGCTGACGCTGCCCGGCGTGCGCCATCTGCGCCTGGGCGCCGGCACGGCCAACTTCGCCCACCAACCGGCGATGACCGAAGCGCAGTTGAACGCTGCCTTGCAGGCCGGCCATGACAGTGCCGAACGGGCCGCCCAGACAGGGACGCAACTGTTCATCGGCGGCGAGATGGGCATCGGCAACACCACGGCGGCGGCCGCGCTGGCCAGTGCCTTGCTCGGGTGTGGCGCGGCCACCCTGAGCGGGCCTGGCACGGGGCTGGACGAGGCCGGTGTGCGGCACAAGGCCGAGGTCATCGAACGGGCGCTGGCCTTGCATGGGCTGGATGCCCAGGACCCATGGCGCGCCGCTGCCTGCGTCGGCGGCTTCGAGCTGGTCGCGCTGGCGGGAGCCTACCTGGCCTGCGCGCAACGGGGCATCGCCGTGCTGGTCGATGGCTTCATCTGCAGCGTGGCGGCGTTGCTCGCCGTACGCCTGAGCCCGACTTGCCGCCCTTGGCTGCTGTTCGCCCACCACGGCGCCGAGCCAGGCCACCGGCAAGTGCTCGACGCGCTCGACGCCGACCCCTTGCTGGCCCTCGGCCTGCGCCTGGGGGAGGGCAGCGGCGCTGCGCTGGCGGTTCCGCTGTTGCGGCTGGCCTGCGCCCTGCATGCCGACATGGCCACCTTCGCCGAGGCCGCCGTGGCGGATCGTCCGGCATGA